From the Pseudarthrobacter sp. MM222 genome, one window contains:
- a CDS encoding FecCD family ABC transporter permease, with product MLDEAGSARLNRRGAPPGPGAGRPGQREREAGPSTLGPIVIAAAVLAAVGLLALGLGRYNVPLGHVVQILAAQLVPFPLEASGTEQNVVLLVRMPRVLLALLVGGGLAIGGAALQAIFRNPLVSPEIIGVSAGASFGGALALLLGLGSFLLVAGSFVFGLVALGTLFLITSGRGGTPMLMIVLGGVVTGSFFSALVAFVTYIADPNTTLPAIVFWLLGSVATATFAKVAVALVPVLGGAAVLVALRWRINVLSLGDEDAAALGVRPRPLRWVVLVAVALIVAGAVAVSGAVSWVGLVVPHLARMWVGPDHRVLLPVSFLLGGAYIVLVDTVARTATAGEIPLGVLTALIGAPVFFLLLRRNRERIWESA from the coding sequence ATGCTGGATGAAGCCGGTTCAGCGCGACTGAACCGGCGGGGGGCGCCCCCTGGTCCCGGAGCGGGCCGGCCAGGACAACGTGAGCGGGAGGCCGGACCGTCCACCCTGGGGCCGATCGTCATCGCCGCCGCGGTGCTGGCAGCCGTCGGGCTGCTGGCGCTGGGGTTAGGCCGGTACAACGTGCCCCTTGGGCACGTTGTCCAGATCCTGGCCGCACAACTCGTACCCTTCCCCCTCGAGGCAAGCGGGACCGAGCAGAACGTGGTGCTGCTCGTGCGGATGCCCCGGGTCCTGCTCGCCCTGCTCGTGGGCGGCGGACTGGCCATCGGCGGCGCCGCCCTGCAGGCCATTTTCCGCAACCCGCTCGTCAGCCCCGAGATCATCGGCGTATCCGCCGGGGCGTCCTTCGGCGGGGCGCTCGCCTTGCTCCTCGGCCTCGGATCCTTCCTGCTGGTCGCGGGTTCCTTCGTCTTCGGCCTGGTGGCCCTCGGCACCCTCTTCCTGATCACCTCCGGCCGCGGGGGAACTCCGATGCTCATGATCGTGCTCGGCGGCGTGGTCACTGGTTCGTTCTTCTCGGCCCTGGTCGCCTTCGTCACGTACATCGCGGACCCGAACACCACGCTGCCGGCCATCGTCTTCTGGCTGCTCGGGAGCGTCGCCACGGCCACGTTCGCGAAAGTCGCGGTGGCGCTGGTGCCCGTGCTCGGCGGCGCCGCCGTCCTGGTGGCGCTGCGCTGGCGGATCAACGTGCTCTCCCTTGGCGATGAGGACGCCGCAGCGCTGGGCGTCAGGCCCCGCCCGCTGCGGTGGGTGGTGCTGGTGGCGGTGGCCCTCATTGTGGCCGGCGCGGTTGCGGTCAGCGGCGCGGTCAGCTGGGTGGGGCTGGTGGTCCCGCACCTGGCACGGATGTGGGTGGGCCCGGACCACCGCGTCCTGCTGCCGGTGTCCTTCCTCCTCGGCGGAGCCTACATCGTCCTGGTGGACACCGTCGCCCGCACCGCGACCGCCGGAGAGATCCCGCTGGGTGTCCTCACGGCCCTGATCGGCGCCCCCGTTTTCTTCCTGCTCCTGCGCCGCAACCGGGAAAGGATCTGGGAAAGTGCTTGA
- a CDS encoding ABC transporter substrate-binding protein — MRVDDLNRRTALQALLAGGSAAFLAGCGASAPPPAASPSGSGSSSASTQGISITDQRGKTLTFAKPVTRVVTIPMPAASLLVAVDGGAEHLSGMHNASWVAMRDGILGTMFPRALDLPHEIATQDFTPNVESVRALNPDVVVQWSDAQLIEPLENAGLTVLGLTNTGKQEDVDAWVAMFAAMLGKPGRATEIKARSDQELAEVKALAAGRGSPAPSILYFNRFTGGLKAAAANTYNDFYIKLVGGTNPATGEDPLPGTGMVGLDVEQVLRWDPEVILLGNFDAAMPQDIYSDPVWQNISAVRSRRVYKVPLGGYRWDPPGQESPLMWHWLSDVAFPQARSGVRNKATDYFRFLYNHVPTADELDKILWTAANNESADYRQFNAG; from the coding sequence ATGCGAGTCGACGATCTGAACCGACGTACGGCTCTTCAGGCGTTGCTGGCAGGCGGGTCGGCCGCATTTCTCGCCGGTTGCGGTGCGTCGGCTCCCCCGCCCGCCGCGTCCCCTTCCGGCAGTGGAAGCAGTTCCGCAAGCACCCAAGGCATCAGCATCACGGACCAGCGCGGAAAGACCCTTACCTTCGCCAAACCGGTCACCCGAGTGGTGACCATACCCATGCCGGCCGCGTCGCTGCTGGTCGCCGTCGACGGCGGTGCCGAGCACCTGAGTGGAATGCACAACGCGTCCTGGGTGGCGATGCGGGACGGCATCCTGGGCACCATGTTTCCCCGCGCGCTGGACCTGCCGCACGAAATTGCCACGCAGGACTTCACCCCGAACGTGGAAAGCGTGCGCGCGCTGAACCCCGACGTCGTGGTCCAGTGGTCGGACGCGCAACTGATCGAGCCGCTGGAGAATGCCGGGCTGACGGTCCTCGGCCTCACGAACACCGGCAAGCAGGAGGACGTGGACGCCTGGGTGGCCATGTTCGCGGCCATGCTGGGCAAACCCGGGCGCGCCACGGAAATCAAGGCACGCAGCGACCAGGAGCTCGCCGAGGTCAAGGCTCTCGCGGCCGGCCGCGGCTCACCGGCACCGAGCATTCTGTACTTCAACCGATTCACCGGCGGACTCAAAGCTGCTGCCGCCAACACCTACAACGACTTCTACATCAAGCTGGTAGGCGGAACGAACCCCGCCACCGGCGAGGACCCGCTGCCCGGCACCGGGATGGTCGGCCTGGACGTGGAACAGGTCCTCCGCTGGGACCCCGAGGTCATCCTCCTGGGCAACTTCGACGCGGCCATGCCCCAGGACATCTACTCGGACCCGGTGTGGCAGAACATTTCCGCTGTCCGCTCGCGCCGCGTCTACAAGGTCCCGCTCGGAGGCTACCGCTGGGACCCGCCGGGCCAGGAGTCACCGCTCATGTGGCACTGGCTCTCGGATGTTGCCTTTCCGCAGGCGCGGTCCGGCGTGCGGAACAAGGCCACGGACTACTTCCGGTTCCTGTACAACCACGTGCCCACCGCGGACGAGCTGGACAAGATTCTCTGGACCGCGGCCAACAACGAGTCAGCCGACTACCGCCAGTTCAATGCTGGATGA
- a CDS encoding DUF6390 family protein, protein MVVDGAQLFVRYAYPPNSRGSCGPPDSDALLHYGQSGVTDQGLRELAKGFAGAWPYLELIAASNGIPDPLDFRVVEAYWVGNSLLDSVGITNIGNSMEERFRARTGRQFPHLAEGVLAGGVPHHSFHVFEIYPWLGLLHDDRRHATALNVLDRCRIRWGEVVAITGDDAVVRSRPLVWDGVALEVGAPVVESAKHAVNGTGFVAGLAVGDVVSLHWDWVCDRLSPRQLQRLKSFTARHLRIANNGVEHRGAAIALER, encoded by the coding sequence ATGGTTGTTGACGGTGCCCAGTTGTTTGTCCGCTACGCCTACCCGCCGAATTCGAGGGGAAGTTGCGGGCCGCCGGACAGTGACGCGCTGCTGCACTACGGCCAGTCCGGGGTGACGGATCAGGGCCTCCGCGAACTGGCTAAAGGGTTCGCCGGCGCCTGGCCATATCTGGAACTCATTGCCGCCTCCAACGGCATCCCGGACCCGCTGGATTTCCGCGTGGTGGAGGCGTACTGGGTGGGGAACAGCCTGCTGGATTCGGTTGGCATCACCAACATCGGCAACTCCATGGAGGAGCGGTTCCGGGCACGCACCGGGCGGCAGTTCCCGCACCTGGCGGAGGGTGTCCTGGCCGGCGGGGTCCCGCACCACAGTTTCCACGTCTTCGAGATCTACCCCTGGCTCGGCCTGCTGCACGATGACCGGCGGCATGCCACCGCCTTGAACGTGCTGGACCGGTGCCGGATCCGGTGGGGTGAGGTGGTGGCGATCACCGGGGACGACGCCGTGGTCCGGTCCCGGCCGCTGGTGTGGGACGGAGTGGCCCTCGAAGTCGGCGCACCGGTGGTGGAGTCCGCAAAGCACGCCGTGAACGGAACCGGATTCGTGGCGGGACTGGCCGTGGGGGACGTGGTGTCGCTGCACTGGGACTGGGTCTGCGACCGGCTGTCCCCGCGCCAGCTGCAACGGCTGAAGTCCTTTACGGCCCGGCACCTCCGGATCGCGAACAACGGCGTCGAACACCGCGGCGCCGCCATCGCGCTGGAACGCTAG
- a CDS encoding HypC/HybG/HupF family hydrogenase formation chaperone, which produces MCLGIPGQVIELLEGYGNQLALVEVAGVRRKINIGLLDEGPLEPGSWVLIHMGFALERVDPDGAEQAMGGLELMGRPRENDGDGR; this is translated from the coding sequence ATGTGCCTTGGAATACCGGGCCAGGTCATCGAATTGCTCGAGGGTTACGGCAACCAGCTGGCCCTCGTGGAGGTGGCCGGTGTGCGCCGGAAGATCAACATCGGCCTGTTGGACGAGGGTCCGCTGGAGCCGGGAAGCTGGGTCCTCATCCATATGGGATTCGCCCTGGAGCGCGTGGATCCCGACGGCGCGGAACAGGCCATGGGCGGACTGGAGCTGATGGGCCGGCCCCGGGAGAACGACGGCGACGGCCGCTAG
- a CDS encoding hydrogenase maturation protease — protein sequence MTPDLAVRATGKTADPLARILVAGVGNIFLRDDGFGPEVARRLAADAGPDPRGMLAVDYGIRGMHLAYDLLAGVDLLVLVDTVPPDDPGAAVPGSIRVLRVRPEDLDGNTSLDPHGMDPAAVLGRLRSLGGELPLTYVVGCVPADVSDGIGLSAPVAAAVPGAVEAVVELIAQHDASVPRPVPG from the coding sequence GTGACGCCGGACCTGGCCGTTCGCGCAACGGGCAAGACGGCGGACCCCTTGGCTCGCATCCTCGTGGCAGGCGTGGGAAACATCTTCCTGCGCGACGACGGATTCGGCCCGGAGGTCGCCCGCCGGCTGGCCGCGGACGCAGGCCCGGACCCCCGGGGAATGCTGGCCGTGGACTATGGCATCCGCGGCATGCACTTGGCCTACGATCTGCTCGCCGGGGTGGACCTCCTGGTGCTCGTGGATACGGTGCCGCCGGACGACCCGGGGGCAGCTGTGCCGGGCAGCATCCGGGTGCTGCGGGTCCGCCCGGAAGACCTGGACGGCAACACGTCCCTCGATCCGCACGGGATGGATCCGGCCGCAGTCCTGGGCAGGCTTCGTTCGCTGGGGGGCGAGCTGCCGCTGACGTACGTCGTGGGTTGCGTGCCGGCGGACGTCTCGGATGGCATCGGTCTCAGCGCCCCGGTAGCGGCGGCCGTGCCCGGGGCGGTGGAGGCCGTCGTCGAACTGATCGCACAACACGACGCTTCGGTGCCCCGTCCGGTCCCGGGCTGA
- a CDS encoding DUF6893 family small protein: protein MRAVGIATVSVLVAVALGAVFVGIRSVPDIQRYLKARRM from the coding sequence ATGAGAGCTGTAGGAATCGCGACGGTCAGCGTGCTGGTGGCAGTGGCGCTCGGTGCCGTATTCGTGGGGATCCGGTCCGTCCCGGACATCCAGCGGTACCTGAAAGCGCGGCGGATGTGA
- a CDS encoding DUF6084 family protein, which translates to MTQLTFAVVDIQPEPYAAAPQLTARLRITEASGATVHAIALRCQVRILPQRRGYADDEEQGVLDLFGERGRWPSTLKSFLWMQCSTMVQGFTGGTDVDLPLPCTFDFDVAAAKYLNALQDGEIPLELLFSGTVFTRGETGFGVEQVPWDLEASYRLPVAAWQRLMDLYFPNTGWIRLDREVLAALSQYKSARGLTSWEAAVEALLAAAATGVGGERQP; encoded by the coding sequence ATGACGCAACTGACGTTCGCCGTCGTCGACATCCAGCCGGAGCCCTATGCCGCGGCGCCGCAGCTGACCGCCCGGTTGCGGATCACCGAGGCCTCCGGTGCCACGGTCCACGCCATCGCCTTGCGCTGCCAGGTACGCATCCTGCCACAGCGCCGCGGCTATGCCGACGACGAGGAACAGGGCGTCCTGGACCTCTTTGGCGAACGCGGACGCTGGCCCAGCACGCTGAAGTCCTTCCTGTGGATGCAATGCAGCACCATGGTGCAGGGCTTCACCGGCGGCACCGACGTGGACCTGCCGCTGCCGTGCACTTTCGACTTCGATGTTGCCGCCGCGAAGTACCTGAATGCCTTGCAAGACGGCGAGATCCCGCTGGAGCTCCTGTTCTCCGGCACGGTGTTCACGAGAGGTGAGACCGGATTCGGCGTGGAACAGGTGCCCTGGGACCTGGAGGCTTCCTACCGGCTCCCGGTCGCGGCATGGCAGCGGCTGATGGACCTTTACTTCCCAAATACGGGCTGGATCCGGCTGGACCGGGAGGTTCTGGCGGCCCTTTCCCAATACAAATCGGCGCGCGGCCTGACCTCGTGGGAGGCCGCCGTCGAGGCCCTGCTGGCTGCTGCAGCCACCGGCGTCGGCGGAGAGCGGCAGCCATGA
- a CDS encoding DUF5947 family protein, whose protein sequence is MAPGRNTNTGPGGLPVALLRRIAATPPAPPAGERCEMCGEPIPEAHQHVVDLESHAMMCACRPCYLLFTDSTAHLRYRSVPDRYFSFPDFELGPGQWDELEIPVALAFFFRSSKLNRTVAFYPGPAGATESELPLDAWSAVLAANPALAAAAPDTEALLIRGPGPDRPLADCHLVPVDACYELVGQLRRLWRGFDGGQEARDQLGAFFEKVDSRSRPIPAENRESVPGGRQ, encoded by the coding sequence ATGGCGCCGGGGCGGAACACCAACACCGGGCCCGGCGGGCTGCCCGTGGCCCTGTTGCGCAGGATCGCCGCGACCCCGCCCGCGCCGCCCGCCGGTGAACGTTGCGAAATGTGCGGGGAACCGATCCCGGAGGCGCATCAGCACGTGGTGGACCTGGAGAGCCACGCCATGATGTGCGCCTGCCGGCCGTGCTATCTGCTGTTCACCGACAGCACCGCCCATCTCCGCTACCGTTCCGTGCCGGACAGGTACTTCTCGTTCCCGGATTTCGAGCTGGGCCCCGGGCAGTGGGACGAGCTGGAAATCCCGGTCGCACTCGCGTTCTTCTTCCGCAGTTCCAAGCTCAACCGCACCGTCGCTTTCTACCCCGGTCCGGCCGGGGCCACGGAGTCCGAGCTTCCGCTCGACGCGTGGAGTGCAGTGCTGGCAGCCAACCCTGCCCTGGCCGCGGCGGCCCCCGACACGGAAGCACTGCTGATCCGCGGACCCGGCCCGGACCGCCCCCTCGCCGACTGCCACCTCGTCCCGGTTGACGCCTGTTACGAACTGGTGGGGCAGTTGCGCCGCCTCTGGCGGGGGTTCGACGGCGGGCAGGAAGCCCGCGACCAACTGGGGGCGTTCTTCGAGAAAGTCGACAGCCGCAGCAGGCCCATACCAGCGGAAAACCGCGAGTCCGTGCCGGGGGGCCGGCAATGA
- a CDS encoding NifU family protein, with the protein MPGEDRPRQAGDRIESLLDALGAGGAVARGRAEELVRQVTELYGSGLARILEILDDRGQLDDGTLDALTADELVSSLLVIHGLHPVDLQTRVATALDSVRPYLGSHGGNVELLDISPDGVVRLRLLGTCQGCPSSSVTLKFAVEEAIESAAPEVTAIEVVEEQTSPATPALIPVDALLVRMNHSGGPDGSRQDQAGNGRQEYTGGSWEPVPELAELQPGDVAGFLVGGYPVLACRTGQDVYAYRDYCPRCTGSLAGATLQRALAAPVGGGLLRCPTCRGHFDVRKAGSCLEDRNLHLDPLPLLVRAGVMSVAVPAAAGQDA; encoded by the coding sequence GTGCCTGGCGAGGACCGGCCGCGGCAGGCCGGTGACCGGATCGAAAGCCTGCTCGACGCGCTCGGAGCCGGCGGGGCAGTGGCCCGCGGCCGCGCGGAGGAACTGGTGCGCCAGGTGACGGAGCTGTACGGCTCCGGGCTGGCGCGGATCCTGGAAATCCTCGACGACCGCGGACAACTCGACGACGGCACCCTGGACGCGCTCACCGCGGACGAGCTGGTCTCCAGCCTGCTCGTCATCCACGGACTCCACCCCGTGGACCTGCAAACGCGCGTCGCCACCGCCCTGGACAGCGTCCGGCCCTACCTCGGCTCCCACGGCGGCAACGTGGAGCTCCTGGACATCAGCCCGGACGGCGTGGTCCGGCTGCGGCTGCTCGGCACCTGCCAGGGCTGTCCGTCGTCGTCCGTTACGCTCAAGTTCGCCGTCGAGGAGGCCATCGAGTCCGCGGCGCCGGAGGTCACCGCCATCGAGGTCGTCGAGGAGCAAACCTCTCCGGCCACGCCGGCGTTGATTCCGGTGGACGCCCTGCTGGTCCGGATGAACCACTCGGGCGGCCCGGACGGCAGCCGCCAGGACCAGGCCGGAAACGGGCGGCAGGAGTACACCGGCGGGTCGTGGGAGCCCGTGCCCGAGCTCGCCGAACTGCAGCCGGGCGACGTCGCCGGCTTCCTGGTAGGCGGCTACCCGGTGCTGGCCTGCCGGACCGGCCAGGATGTCTACGCCTACCGCGACTACTGCCCGCGCTGCACGGGGTCCCTCGCCGGGGCAACCCTGCAGCGCGCGCTCGCAGCCCCCGTGGGCGGCGGGCTGCTGCGCTGCCCCACGTGCCGCGGCCATTTCGACGTCCGGAAGGCAGGTTCGTGCCTCGAGGACCGGAACCTGCACCTTGACCCGTTGCCGCTGCTGGTCCGGGCCGGCGTGATGTCCGTGGCCGTGCCGGCCGCGGCCGGCCAGGACGCCTGA